In Glycine max cultivar Williams 82 chromosome 15, Glycine_max_v4.0, whole genome shotgun sequence, the DNA window ttaggaATAAGAGTAGtatattacaaatttatttgtGTTCTAAATGATAGTATAAATTGGAAGGTTTCAACTCAACAGCTATAATTTCCACAATTGTTGTCTATATTTAATTATGGGTCCAAAAAAGTTgagagaaatagaagaaaagaaaaagtctaaaaaaaagtgtaaacattaatttaaatagatagttacgtgtaaatatatttaaattaagtgtATTTTGTATGTTAAAATACAATCTACAATATCTAACATATCCCAGCACGAAAGTGGGAGATTAGAAGGAATGAAGGGTTATTGTGAACAAAGATTATGGGAATGCTTACTGCATCGATTATTCTATTCCAAATCACTTGACCAGCTCCCACCTGCTTGAGCGGCGAAGAAGCACGTCAGGCATAGAAACAATGAGCAGAGACAGCTGGATTGTGGGCTGGCCCACACACAACAAAATTTTAGGGTTTGGGTCAAAAACAGCCCACTCTCTAtggcaaaaacaaacaaactgtGGGCATTTGAATCCTGCACCTCTCATTTTGTATCCTGCACCTCTCAGAAATGTTTGAAAGACTAAAACATCTTAACACCTCCCTCAGACTAATCTCAGTCCTAACACATGTGACAACACCTCCCTCAGACTAATCTCCGTTTATGGTGTAAGATTAACATTTGTAATCATTCATCATTTTCATGTACACCCACTAGCCAGTACCCACAAGCTATTCACGAGCAGCCAAACATACAAAACTCGAGTTTGGTTCCTTCATATAATGAAGTCCAAGTCAAGTTGCTCATTTcataaaacctttttttatggcattttttcttaaattactttttcattttgaaaatttagtatttataaatattttaatattagacgataatttacaaataaaaatatatgatcaaCGTGTGATATGTAGAATTAAAAAACCACCGGACTATTACATTTTTGAAATccagtcaataaaaaaataatttcttgattactaaaaaaagtaaaacttcaaaattaattttgaggctcttaacaaaaaaaattcatatttcataataaatatataaataacaaaggttggtaaaattctcataatcaatttatataaatgagTTATTTACGAGTCgttaatatgaatttgtaaagtTTTAGTTCAACTCATTCAAATAATTGAGCTTATTTTCAagcttaaatttatttatttgattaaataaacaaatttaaataattgatatataaataattcaattCATTTTCAACTCTAGTCATGAGAGATAAAATTTATGTCCCgctacaaaattaataatttatctgATTCAAGGAAATGTCCTCttgtgttttttattaatagaaaaatgacttgaaaattccttttaaaatatttcaacatTAGGTAGGGTAGGAAatccaatattttatttaaatttatctttttaatttgatcAATTGGAGATATCAACTGCACTGGACAACACAACAATAAGCCAACAAAAAACAATAGAACCCATCCCCAAAAAGGAccctcacaaaaaaaaaaaaaaaattgcttctcTTTCCATTAGCCAAGGCATGGAAGGCGGAGAATAACTTTGAcctgacaaaagaaaaaaagtgaaccATTGAGAGCCGAGGGAAATTAaagtttgtatattttttatgcgtAGCAAATGCAGAGGAATTTTATTTCAAGGTTAAAAAAACCCCCATTTCATATGATAAGTTACCCTACCAAGGGGTCTCTGTTTGttatatgtaaatattataaattaatattttctttgattttgtaaatattataaattaatattttctttaatttttacgaataaaaaaaataataagtaccCTCATCCAAAAAGTAACATGTACCATTACCAATAAAATTCCTGGCTACAGTAATGTTCAACACACTGTTCAATAATGCACATGTGTTTGGGATGTTAAACGCTAAAATTGCACCAATCTCTCTAGACTCTTCCACATATGTTAAATATGTAACATAATACCCtaaaaatttctcaaaaatatGATCATCATGTCAAAAGTGCACAGTATGATGTCCGGAAAAACAAGATAGTTTTTATCAGGACACCCGGAGATCATGATAATTTCAACTTTTTAAAGTTTCAATTATGGGAAATTTCATGCTTTTGCTTTTCATAAAGCAATTCAGTATCTACCATTTAATAAAAGACCAAAAGATAGATGctctaatttgaaaattaagaacCATGACACAACAATGTTCTTCATGTGGAAGCCTCACTCACATTAACAGTAAATTTATGCACTATATATAAAGAGTAGTGCCATAACAACTAGTGCAGTTGAAATGGCTGCTCCTATTGCTGTAAGGAGAAGGGGCACTATTGGATCTCTAGTCAGGAAGGAAATTGAATACTTCACCAAGTTTGACTTGGAGTGAAGAGCAAGTTCACAAATACCTCAGCAACATTTTGTGGACAATGACATGGTTTCTGGCAGAATCTATTCCTTGCCAAGGCATAGTTTCTGGGAGTTGCTAACAAcatggaagaggaagaagagaagaggCACAAGTGGGTTTCTTCCAAAAATCTGTTAAGTTTCAGAAGTAGCCGAGAGTAATCACTTAAATAAGACTCCTGGTTACAGCTACATGATCCTCAGGAATGATATCAACAACTTTCATCTCTAAGTTACTCTCTTGTGTTAGTCTGCACTTGTCTTTTGAAGGGAACCAAAACTTgcaatatattcattttatgcTTCATTGTGTCATATCCTGTGTTTCATGCGCCTTACTACTGTGGCTTTTCAGATCTCAGATTCAGTTTAAAATTAGTGTTCTACATACATTTAGCAGATAGAATATTTTTTACTGAGGAATATGCATTAATGTTTATCAGACAAAACAAAACTTAGATCCAATTCTTTATGTACTTTTTGCGATATGTTTGGTTCAGTTAGGAGGTCTCCAAcgtattcaaaaaataaaactgaaaagacttcttatttgattttcagGTGAATCTGATTATAAACTGAgttttgtctcaattttatctTGAAACTCTTTTTGAAATGAAAGGAAAAGGAGGGTTGTTTTTGCAAACTCCAGTTGCAAAATAAAGTTCATTCAAACTTAAGTTTGCAAACTTTAATCTAAACATGTACTTGTTCTTCGATCAGATTTCAGTTTAAGCTCATTAACCTATGCTAATCTTTAGTGAAAACCTTAATTTTGTTGAGAAATAACACCAAAAACACTTAATTTgtgtatctaagttttgtcttttCAGATCTTAGTGTCAGATGTTcaaagatgaaatgaaatagaaaCTCGATATAATTGAGGAGCATACGTTAATGTTGAtcggacaaaacttagatgcgGTTCTTCAGATACTTTTGATATTCCTCATTAACCATTTATTATGCAGATTACTGAAGTGAAATTCTGATTATGACTGTAGAATAACATCAAAACATTTAAgcaaatatataaaagttttgtTGTTTTGGATCTTAGTGTCAAAAGTTcaaagatgaaatgaaatagaaaGGGAAAATTGatataacttaataaaaaagaaaaaaacagatGAATTAAAGGCATCCCATTTCAGTCCTAGGGAAGAATTACAGCCTAAAATTTAACTGCAGGATGTTACACCTACAGAATTACAAGTAAGCACTTCAATCTTtctacaacaatttttttttgtgtgtgtgcttTTCAATTTTGCAGTAATCCTAGTCTGTGGTCTGGTCAATGAAGCTACGCCCTCTCAGATCCAGCTGAACTTATAGCTTTAAAATATTCAACATGCCCGGCACATTTTACAGATTCACCAGCTGTGTCTTTTTCTTCAACTCTTTGCACTGCTAGATGTGCAAGAGCCGTCACAACATCATCCATGTAAGGTCGTGTGTCAGCTTCCTCTTGGAGACACATTGCTGCCACTGCAAGGGCTTGAAATAGACCCTTCACAGGGAACTGACCTTTAAGCAAAGGGTCAGCCATTAGAGTGAACTTCGTTCTGTCCTTAAACAAAGGTTGTGCCTGCCAAATGAAAAACATGGACAACCATAAATTCCATTGTCCAAGATTAATTGTAATTGACATCAATGCTTCTCAaacttattaattattgtatGGCTACTTGTCTATGGTCTCAGTCAATCTCCTCATGACATGTAACTGAATCTTTCAATTTACAATAAAGAGTTAATAAAACTAGGTTATTTGTCACAAGGAGATCAGAACCATGGACACGTGTTGGTCACGaactatataataatttctcccttaaaatcacataaatcatttaaggaaaataaagataaaaacaaaaagtaggTTATGAAACATACCCACTCAATCAAGTTTTGCTCTTCTGTAGCTCTTGAAGCGTCAAATACCCTCCTACCTGTGATTATTTCCAAAAACACAACCCCAAAACTATAAATATCTGATTTTGTGCTAAGCTGACCCGAAGCAGCATACTCTGGTGCACAATAACCAAAAGTCCCCATCACCCTAGTTGACACATGGTCCTGACCATCTTTTGGACCAATCTTAGCAAGTCCAAAATCAGAGAGCTTTggattaaaattttcatctaaTAGTATATTAGATGATTTAAAATCACGGTATATAATAGCTGGTTCTGCACTGTTATGCAAATATTCAAGTCCTCTAGCTGCTCCCTCAGCTattttcattctgtttttcCAATCCAAAGGCTCCTTATATGCACCTATGTCTGAGATAAATGAACTCTAGTCAGTGTTGCATGTCCTACATGTGTTTCAGTAAAATTTAAATCCACAACTAGAATGTTTTTGGCCATCATACCTAGAAGGTGATTTTCCAAACTCCCATTGGCCAtgaattcataaaccaaaatcCTATGATGGTCTTCTGCACAATAACCAATGAGCTTCACGAGATTTGGGTGTTGCACCATGCTCAACATCAAAATTTCTGCGAAAAATTCATGTGTTCCTTGCACTCCTTCCCTGTTCAGTACCTTCACAGCTACAGTCTGAACACCAAATATTTAACGTGAGATTTTCATAACCTTGTAAAACGCTAAATATTAGATTATAAAATATGGGTGTGTTTGAGAGGGTATTAAGAGACATACTTGATCAACACTTTTTAAGAATCCTTTGTAGACATTCCCGAATCCACCTTTGCCCACCAGGCAATCAGGATTGTAGTTGTTTGTAGCTTCAGCAAGTTGTGCATATGTGAATACTTTGACATCGTTTTTTGCAGATCCATATTTTCTTATCTCTGCATCTATTCGTCTTTGCCTGCTGCTACCTGCAATCAGAGATCACCTAGTTATTATACCAATGATCCATTCACATTTACATTTGAAGCCTTGGAttcaaatatgaaatttcatGCATGTTGCTCATGTAATAAGGAAATTCATTGCTATCAAGGAAGAATTTAACACTATTAAAGTATTAATTGTTCATGAACCATCTTTATATAAAGAACAATGTTGGGCAGGGAGGCCTAATATCCTAAGCCAGATCACATTCAAGAGCATGACagaaattgatataaaaattaaactgctACAAACGCTCTctcaatcatattaaaaatgataaaaaaaatggatttgttTTCAAGGTATAATGAGGAGGGAATCATCATGTAACATTTTGATAGAATTAGAAAAG includes these proteins:
- the LOC100790828 gene encoding serine/threonine-protein kinase PBS1-like (The RefSeq protein has 2 substitutions compared to this genomic sequence), coding for MGCLPCCKSKAESSSSTASSGKISKGRRTFKSLASAMSHRTGSSRQRRIDAEIRKYGSAKTDVKVFTYAQLAEATNNYNPDCLVGKGGFGNVYKGFLKSVDQTVAVKVLNREGVQGTHEFFAEILMLSMVQHPNLVKLIGYCAEDHHRILVYEFMANGSLENHLLDIGAYKEPLDWKNRMKIAEGAARGLEYLHNSAEPAIIYRDFKSSNILLDENFNPKLSDFGLAKIGPKDGQDHVSTRVMGTFGYCAPEYAASGQLSTKSDIYSFGVVFLEIITGRRVFDASRATEEQNLIEWAQPLFKDRTKFTLMADPLLKGQFPVKGLFQALAVAAMCLQEEADTRPYMDDVVTALAHLAVQRVEEKDTAGESVKCAGHVEYFKAISSAGSERA